A region of the Zonotrichia albicollis isolate bZonAlb1 chromosome 13, bZonAlb1.hap1, whole genome shotgun sequence genome:
ACTGTTGGTAGTATTATCTGAAAAATTAGCAACAAAATAGGTAGTGTGCCATTCATACATAAGTAAGGAAATTCTGGAGGGAAATTTAAACCAATcaatttagggattttttggtaattttgaGACCTAAAGCAATTTTTCAAACTTGTGAAATGATTCTATGTGGAAAGACAGTGCTTCTTAGCACTTTGCTGCATTTTACATTATCAAAATTGTCAACACATCTTGGTTGCCTTTTCTCATAGTAGCTGTTAAACACACAAAACTCTGACTCTGCTTTCTCTTTGTAGTCTGCACTATTGATTCAGAAATTATACTTCTGGTTTTGACATTGTAATTCACAATTCATCTGCTGCAGCATCAGCATTCATGAAAAAATCAGTGCAACCTTGTTCTTCAAGGTAGTCTCTGTTCCATCTGGGTCTGGttgtgctcctgcagcaggcaATGCACAGCAGCTCATTGCTGCCTAATGTGTTGCCTTAGAAAAGGTGGTGAAAAGAATGCTTATCAGAACCTAGTGGAAGTTAGATGAACGCAGAAAACATGTTCAAAACACTCTGAGAGGAAAGGCTAAGTAACACCTGTCTAATAAATATTGTTTGTGGTGTGTTATAACTTGGACAGTTATTGTGTTATGAGATAATATTGCAAATACCCGTTGAATTCTATCCTTGCAGACAGTGTAAGTGCAAGACCAATTATGAATTGGTCCTCATAAGTatattgcaaacaaaactgagtGTATGCTAGTGAATGTAATGAACCAATAGAAATTAATACAACCTATAGTTAAATCTGGTTAGGATTCATAGGCAAAAGGACTGGCAGAAACTGTAAAGTCTCTTAATCAGCTGGGATCAGCACAGACCAGGCTGATTACTTTATAAACCTGGCATATCTATTGTATTATAGTCAATATAGAGATTAAACCAAAGATATTTACCTTCTTCTTTGATCTCTCTGACTTCTTGGAAATGTTCTTTACTTTCGTATGGAGGTGGTATAAAaccttgaggggaaaaaaagaggaatataTTGAATGGGAAATTGAAATTTGTGTATTAATACTTGAACTCCTCATACAAGCACCAAAAAAATGAGGTAATTGTTTTAACATGACTTCAAAGATGAATTTGATGGTTCAGACTTTGAATTCTAAGCTCTCCAATTTCTCTTTCAAGAAACAAGGTTTGGAAAGAGCATTAAACCTGCTAGGCTTTCAGTAGTTCAGCATAAATTAATGGCTCAGCTGGCACTATGCTGAAAtccacaggggttttcagatgGACTTTGAATTTTATATTGAGCCTCAGATTGTCTTCATTTATTCCCTAGGCTGGTGATGCTCATGGGCAGAGAGCAGCTGCCAGTCCTGTGCCCTGGTGGGGCTGTCCTGTCACTCCTGGAGGCAGCACAAACAAATGCAGTGGCTCACCCTCCAAAGGGAGGGTTGTAAGGAGTGTTGGAGCACTCTAGAACATTCTCAATTAACAATATCTAGCTTTTTGACACCTGATTACAGCACAGCAATAACCTGGAAATGTTTATCCCTTCTTAGGTTTTTCCTCTTGCCAGTAGCAAACATTTGTTATTTAGAAagagcaaaatgaaaaatatgaaaaacagCAAGAGCTTTTAGGGGATTTGGGTGACAGGCTGGATGTCATCTTGGTAGTTTTAATCCTTTTTGTGAGCTGCTGTAATTTCAttctctgttttccttccctcGCCCCACCTCAAAAAGGTATTCTGTACCAGGAGAGGATATGGAAAGGGTTGGCTGTGTAGTTGTGTACACACACAAGCCACCAAGAGTCTGGGATATTTTCCTCCATTTAAGCATtgttcccatccctggcacccaCCTTGGCATAGCAGCAGGTGAtgagcagcaggggcaggaggtATCCCACCAGCAGGATGGTGATCTTGTACATCTGCTTGGCTGTGGAGCCGTttgcccagtgctcccagcagaaAGAGCTGTTGGGTGCCTGCTGGTGGCCGCTCATGAGGGCCTGGTGCTGGGCCACGGGGATGGCGATGaggagggacagcagccagaTGGCGGCCACGCCGAGGGCAGCGTTGCGCTTGCTGCGGATGCAGGGCGAGCGTTTGGCGTGCACCACAGCGATGTACCTGTCCACTGACATGGCCACCAGCGTGAAGATGCTGACCAGCATCGTTGCCGTGGCCGAGTAGTGAACCCACTTGCAGAAGAAGGCACCGAAGATCCACTCTGGCAGGGAGTAGATGGTGGCCTGGAAGGGGACGCAGAAGAGCAGGAAGGAGAAGTCTGCAATGCTTAAGTTGAGGATGAAGATGTTGGTGGCGCTGCGTGATGGGCGGCCCCCGGGCCGGAGGCGTCCCAGAACAACCAACACTAACGTGtttcccaccattcccaggagaaaaatcaacccaaaaagCACAGGGACAATCACCACCTCCGGGCCACCCCTGGTCACTCCTGCCCAGCACACTGGGGCCTCTGTTTGGTTCGTCTCAAGGCTGCACTTGCTGGTGTTGGCTCCAAAGGAAAGCACAAAGTTGTATTCCTGCTCCTCCATGGAGCCAGGCAAGGAACAGTCACTGCAGCCCTGACTGCTGTCTGTGTTTGGTTAGGGTGGCCAGAGAtgaatttttgccttttccaatGTGTCTTTCCTTTGAGGAGTAATTTTCTTCAGATGATTCTTCCGAGTTCTCTGCGTCTCTGGTGCAGTTTATTCCAGGACTGGCAAAAAAAAGGAGTTGAGGAATTTGTGTCATCCAAGAGGTGACATCCAGGTTtggcagctggtgctggtgtgGCAGAGAAGGTCTGtgccagaggagcagaggatggggctgccctgggagcttggagcagcagcagctcggcTTCCACATGCTCCTCCTCTTCTGCTTCCCGCCCACACTGCTGCATCTCTGGCTGTCACACCTgctttcccagctccatcctgagCTGTGGCACAGAGAACAAATGCTGTCTGTGACCTGAGCCCTTCAGAAAACAACCCCTGGCCAGCTTTGTCCCCATGCATTAATGCTCTCGAGGGGAAAGAGCAAAGCAACAGTTCTCATCCAAAGGGATGGAtaagcagcagctgcacaacAATAGTGTGTGCAGTTCTGTGAGGGGCAGCACTGTTACTGGCTGTATAAGACAAAAGAACCTAAACCACTTTATTTTAATCAACAGAGAATGATTTTAGTTGCTTATTTGTTTCACAGTATTCAATGCTCCCATTAGAGCATAAAGCCATCTGAATAATTGTTTTTCCAACACAAAAAGCTGGGAGAGCTTTAGATTCAGCACTGGGTCCTGCCACTGATGGGATATCTGCCCAAATTCCTAAGTGCCTGAATATTCATGGACCTTGTTGATATAGCTTTGACGACATTTTGGGTTCCGCCCAGTAGTGCCAACAGCAtctgcactggaaaaggaaatgttCAGTCTTAGTAGCTGTGAGCAGCTGTAATATTCCCTGTCAGGGAACAGAGataagtttgggttttttaaaacagCTTTGTTTAAGATTAAGGACTCAGTTAGTGTGGTTATAATGCTTACTTATAGAAACAACACATATGTTTTGGAAAGTAATAAGCAGGTTAGTTTTAATGGTTTGTTTCCTCACAATTCTTGAGGGATTCTTCAGGCAGTGAGGAGGGAACAAATTTAGGCAAACATTAACAGTACCTGCACACAGTGATTTATGGATGCAGCACAGCTGCCGGCTAAGGAGAGTACTCACCTCTGTTTTCAGTGGTTACAGCTCCAGGCACTTGCTTAGAGTGGGGCATCACTGGCTCTGGTGAATGAGAGGGTTTGACTGGGGGAGCCCCTTAATGCAAGGAATCAAGTTCAGGAACTGAGAGTTGCTCTGCCTTGTGATTTTTTCTTGTTCAGAGGTGACAGTGCTGCCTTCTGTAGCCTGCTCTGATTACACCCTTAAATATGCTTAAAACTGATCTGGAGCTCAATCCCTTATTTCCCTCAGAGCTTTTGGTAGTTACAGGGTCATGCCAGGTAGGGAAGGATGTCTGAGCCACAGTGGAAGAAATCATCTCCCCTTGTCATGGGCAGATCATCGTGGCTGGACCTGACACCAcctgcagctccacagcctggctgcctcAATGGCGCAGGACCTCGGACACCTCTCAGTGGTACAGGACCTCAGACACCTCTCAATCTTCCAGTTCCTGAATGTTTTGTGCGTTTGCCGGGATCTCTgccagctgtggggctgtgctgcagcccgaGTGCCATCTGCTGACACTTTGCCTCCTTTGCTGCCTGCAGGTAACTCCATTCCTTCCCTCAAACATTGTCAGCTCAGTACTCACCTCTCTGTCTGCTGTGGTTCTCTCTCGTCCTTATGCACACCCACCCCCCACCCCCTTAAATCATCAAACTTAaatatgttttcctttttccttttgtgatATATGACCACTCTAAGGTTACTTCTTGTCATATTACTCATATGCTACATGTAGCATTTTAGAAAAGGCTATTGAAAGTGATTTCAATGGCTATCTTTGTATTTTGatgcttggggtttttgtggatttgtttttttccccttttctttagTGGACAGTTGAACCAGCAagaattctttaaaaataacctgTAACAGTGTTAGCAAATGAGAACACGCATTTAAATCTTTTAGTGGGTTtgggaaaaataacaaaaattgcAGAATGTGTGGTTTCTGCTGCAGGGGATTTGAGACAATGCATGCAGGAATTTAAGAATTGCTTGTATGTGTCACCTGCAAAACAAACACAGCTTTGCAGATCTGAAAGATGTCATGGCATGCTAAGCAGAATATGGACAGAGAATAGCACAGTTTTGGCAATGAGGAGGGACAGATCATAGAATTGTTCagatttgttaaaaaaaataaaattcaacaaTTACCTAAATTCTTGCAGAAGGAACATTCCAGTTCTGTGAAAGTGTTATGACTGGGGCAGGGAGAAGAAAGGTGAATATTCTGGACAGAAAGTGACAGTCACCTGCTGAATTAGACATCCAGAAGGCTAAACTATGTGCAGGAACTCAGCTTGTTTTCAATAGGGAACTGAGATGCTGCAAATCTGATTTCAAATGGAGCTTGGCTGGTGTAGAAATATTCCTGGCTGGCCTGACACACAAGAAAGCGATTTCCAGTGTTAATTTATATGCTTTGCTGAAAACTTATCCTGAACATATGTTTACCATGGCTGTCTAAAGTTTCACAAAGATAAAGATtccttcttctgtttctttcattGTGCCACTTCTCCACTGCTTTAAATCATGTGGTTTTGACAGTGAGAAATCTCCTGCCCCTGTATTTAGAACTGCCAATCTAAATACACTCAGAAGGGAACTGACCATGCCAAGACAAAGCACTTGCCATAAGACCTGTTCATTAGTCCAACTAGCAGAAGATCAAGTCTTGAATAAGTACAGGAGCATAAATAGAAAGTGAGCCTGTAGTGTCTGATTTGCTGGGAACACTCACATTATGAGTGGTATTTAAAAATTCAGAGTGTTTCATTTGGAAATCAGAAACAATTAATGCCATGTGGATTGAGCTGCATGAAATATCTCAGCTGTAAAAATTCTGCTGTTCTTTAGAAATTCTGTTGCTTCTTAGAGGAAGACAACAAATATTTAAACATGAGTGGGAGGATGTAGCAAAAGGACACTGAATAATCTCTGTGAGAGGAAATAAAACTGTAGAAGTCTGACAGCCATCattgccacaggcccccaaacaaaaaccatggccaatttccctggcaaacacaactcacttgcCCGCTTCTGGACGGatgattgcagaagccacttggtattatcaaaccaccccaacatggcactggtgccacctttgatctgggaacaatcctgcgtatcgtggattttcaggagtcagccggccactcccagccacaggcccccaatcacaaaccacggcccctttccctgcaaacaaaatacaactgcccggcttatgaatggcagattgcaggagacatttgggaCTATAAAAacctgcctgacttggcactggcgtcGCCAtgggatctgggaaccatcctgcgtctcgtggattttcaggacccagccggccactcccagccacaggccccgaaacacaaaccaccgccttTTTctttggcaaacaaaactcagctgcccgcttcaggatggcagattgcaggagtcacttggtacgatcaaaccagcatgacttggcactggtgccaccttcaatctgggaaccatcctgcatatcgtgggttttcaggagccagccggccactcccagccactccACACCAAACGCAACCCACgacccttttctctggaaacaaaactaagctgctttgcttctggatggcagggTGCAGGACCACTGGGTACAatataaccagcccgacttggcactggttccacctttcatctgggaaccttcgtgcgtatcgtggattttcaaaaGCCAGGCTGCcgctcccagccagaggcccccaaatataaaccacggcctttttccctggagaCAAAAAtcacctgcccggcttatgcatggtagattgcaggagacatttggtactatcaaaccagcccaaattggcactggtgccaccttacatctggtAATTatcctgcgtgttgtggattttcaggagccagcaggccacccCCAGCATCATGTCCAAAACAAAAGCCACAGCATTTTtctctggaaacaaaactcagctgccccacttctggatggcagattgcaggagacactgggTACTATATaaccagtccaacttggcactggtgacacctttcatgtggggactatcctgcatatcgtggattttcaggagccaaccggccactcccagccacatgcccccaaacacaaaccacagcccttttccctgaaaacaaaactcatgTACTCGCTTCTGGATggctgattgaaggagccacttggtactatcaaaccttcatgacttggcactggtgcaacctttcatctgggtactatcctgcgtatcgaggattttcaggagccatctggcCCATACCAgtcagaggcccccaaacaaaaaccagggcccttttccctggaaagaaaactcagccgCCCTGCTTCAGcacggctggttgaaggagaCACTTtatactatcataccagtccaagttggcactggtgccacctttgatctgggagccatcctgcgtatggtggattttcaggagccaggcagccactcccagccacatgcccccaaccaaaaccacggcccttttccctggaaacaaaactcaacttccGGCTTCTGcgtggcagactgcaggagtcccttggtactatcaaaccagcccgacttggcagtggtgccacctttcatctgggaaccatcctctgtTTCGtagatttttaggagccagctggaccctctcagccacagcccctaaaaaaaaaaaccacggcccttttccctggaaacaaaacacagctgccccgcttctggatggcagattgcaggagccactgggtactatataaccagcccgacttggcactggtgccaccttttatctcgGAACCAACGTGCGTAttgtggatattcaggagccagccggacactctgAGCCACATAACCCGAAAcgaaaaccacggcccttttctctgaaaacaaaactcagatgcccgcttctggatggcagattgcaggagacactgggTACTATataaccagcccaacttggcactggtgacacctttcatgtggggaccatcctgcatatcgtggattttcaggagccagccggccactcccagccacaggccctcaaacacaaacctcggcccctttccctgcaaacaaaattaCCTGCACGgattatgcatggcagattgcaggagacatttgggactatcaaaccagcacgacttggcactggtgcctccttgggtctgggaaccatactgcatatcgtggattttcatgagccagccagccactcccagacacaggcccccaaacaaaaacctcggcccctttccctgcaaacaaaactcaacttcccggcttatgcatggcagattgcaggagccacttggtactatcaatccagcccaacttggcactggtgccacctttcatctgggaaccatcctgcgtgtcatggattttcaggagccagccagccactcccagccacaggaccccaaacacaaacctcggaccctttccctgcaaagaaaacttaactgcccatcttctggctggcagattgcaggagacacttggtactatcataccagtccgacttggcacaggtggcacctttcatctgggaaccatcgtgcgtatcgtgaattttcaggagtcagctggccactcccagccacaggcccccaaacacaaaccacggccctttccctgcaaacaaaatacaactgcccggcttatgaatggcagattccaggagacATTTGGgactatcaaacctgcccgacttggcactggcgccgccatgggatctgggaaccatcctgcgtatcgtagattttcaggagcaagccggccactcccagccacaggacccaaacaaaaaacgacggcccttttccctggaatcaaaactcagctgtcccacttctggatggcagattgcaggaggatctttgtactatcaaaccaacccaacttggcactggtgccacctttcatatgggagccatcctgcgtatcgtgaactttcaggagccagccaggcactcccagccacaggcacccgaacaaaaaccacggccctttcccctggaaggaaaactgaccttcgccgcttctggatggtagattgcaggagccagttggtactatgaaaacaacccgacttggcacgggggataccttcggtctgggaaccatcctgcgtatcgtggattttcaggagccaattggcccttcccagccacaggcccctaaacacaaaccacggcccttttccctgccaaacaaaactcaactgcccggcttattcatggcagattgccggagccacttggtacaatcaaaccagcccgacgtggcactggtgccacctttcatctgggagccatcctgcgtaatgtgagctttcaggagccagccggccacacccagccacagtcccccaaacacaaacctcggcccctttccctgcaaacaaaattaCCTGCACGgattatgcatggcagattgcaggagacatttgggaCTATCAAACcacacgacttggcactggtgcctccttgggtctgggaaccatactgcatatcgtggattttcatgagccagccagccactcccagacacaggcccccaaacaaaaacctcggcccctttccctgcaaacaaaactcaacttcccggcttatgcatggcagattgcaggagccacttggtactatcaatccagcccaacttggcacaggtgccacctttcatctgggaaccatcctgcgtatcgtggattttcaggagccggccagccactccgagccacaggcccccaaacacaaaccacggcccttttccctggaaacaaaattcagctgcccggcttcaggatggcagattgcaggagtcacttgctgctatcaaaccagcccaacttggcagtggtgccacctttcatctgggaaccatcctgcgtatcgtgtagtttcaggagccagcttgccactccctgccactccccacaaaacagaaatcacggccctttccctggcaaacaaaactcatctgccccacttctggacagctgattgaaggagccacatggttctatcaaatcaaaacgacctggcactggtgccacctttcatctgggaaccatcttgcatatcgtggattttgatgagccagccggccactccttgccacaggcccccaaacacaaacctcggcctctttccctgcaaacaaaactcaacttcccggcttatgcatggcagattgcagcagacacttgatactatcaaaccagcttgacttggcactggtgccacctttgacctggaatccat
Encoded here:
- the LOC102063604 gene encoding galanin receptor type 1, whose product is MEEQEYNFVLSFGANTSKCSLETNQTEAPVCWAGVTRGGPEVVIVPVLFGLIFLLGMVGNTLVLVVLGRLRPGGRPSRSATNIFILNLSIADFSFLLFCVPFQATIYSLPEWIFGAFFCKWVHYSATATMLVSIFTLVAMSVDRYIAVVHAKRSPCIRSKRNAALGVAAIWLLSLLIAIPVAQHQALMSGHQQAPNSSFCWEHWANGSTAKQMYKITILLVGYLLPLLLITCCYAKVLYHLHTKVKNISKKSERSKKKTAQTVLLVVAVFLLSWLPHHIITMWAEFGHFPLNNISFTFRIISHCLAYGNSCINPILYAFLSENFRKACRQVFSCKLLLRPVAAEKLARVRMENFSTTHSTTNV